One region of Streptomyces subrutilus genomic DNA includes:
- a CDS encoding alpha-mannosidase: MHDDRSITEQRLRRVLKERIKPAVHSGSVPLTLARWEASDEPVPVAEGLAAQYEPCAVGAAWGPAWGTTWFKVTGRVPGDWAGRTVEAVLDLGFDRMMPGFQCEGLVHRADGSEVKALNPYNDWVRVADRAEGGERVEWYVEAASNPVLVEHTATYEGDRLTSGDRPLYRLARMDLAVFETEVWELVQDLEVLHDLMTQLDTEDARRYAVLRAVDAALDAVDLGDVPGSAAAARACLAGVLAAPAHASAHRISAVGHSHIDSAWLWPLRETVRKVARTSSNMVNLMDEHPEFVFAMSQAQQFDWIKTHRPELFERIKKKIADGQFVPVGGMWVESDTNMVGGEAMARQFLYGKKFFLDEFGIETRNVWLPDSFGYTAAMPQLVKLSGSTWFLTQKICWSQVNKFPHHTFWWEGIDGTRVFTHFPPVDTYNSDLGGAQLAHAARNYREKGRGSRSLVPFGWGDGGGGPTREHLARARRQQNLEGSPRVEVERPDAFFEKAHAEYPDAPVWAGELYLELHRGTYTSQAKTKQGNRHSESLLREAELWAATAAVRAAGYAYPYEDLERIWKTVLLHQFHDILPGSSIAWVHREARETYRTVRAELEGITLAAQKALAGEGGQDLVFNCAPHARRGIPAGGAGVPAGPGQPVTVEGRHGGGHVLANGRLLVEIDGRGLVVSAYDLEADREAVAPGGAANLLQIHPDFPNMWDAWDIDAFYRNKVTDLVDLDAMEVAENGPSAVTVRITRSFGSSTAVQSLTLRSGAKTLDIVTDVDWRETEKFLKAAFPLGVKAERTASETQFGHVYRATHTNTSWEAAKFEICAHRWIHAQEPGWGVALLNESTYGHDVTRDVRADGGQTTTVRLSLLRAPRYPDPETDQGAHTLRFSLAPGAEIGDAVREGHALNLPERVVSGAGPVAPLLAVDNDAVVVEAVKLAEDRGGDVVVRLYESRGGRAKAVLAAGFPVAEAVESDLLERPLPGSAVGAPAPDGAVPLTLRPFQILTLRLRRA, translated from the coding sequence ATGCACGACGACCGCAGCATCACCGAACAGCGCCTCCGCAGGGTCCTCAAGGAACGCATCAAACCCGCCGTGCACTCCGGCTCCGTCCCGCTGACCCTCGCGCGCTGGGAGGCCTCGGACGAGCCGGTCCCCGTCGCCGAGGGCCTGGCGGCGCAGTACGAGCCCTGCGCGGTCGGGGCGGCATGGGGCCCGGCCTGGGGCACCACCTGGTTCAAGGTCACCGGCAGGGTCCCGGGCGACTGGGCCGGCCGTACGGTCGAGGCCGTCCTCGACCTGGGCTTCGACCGGATGATGCCCGGCTTCCAGTGCGAGGGACTGGTCCACCGGGCCGACGGCAGCGAGGTCAAGGCGCTGAACCCGTACAACGACTGGGTGCGCGTCGCCGACCGGGCCGAGGGCGGCGAGCGCGTCGAGTGGTACGTGGAGGCCGCCTCCAACCCGGTCCTCGTCGAGCACACGGCCACGTACGAGGGCGACCGGCTGACCAGCGGCGACCGGCCGCTCTACCGGCTCGCCCGGATGGACCTCGCCGTCTTCGAGACCGAGGTGTGGGAACTGGTCCAGGACTTGGAGGTCCTGCACGACCTGATGACCCAGCTCGACACCGAGGACGCCCGGCGGTACGCCGTCCTGCGCGCCGTCGACGCGGCACTGGACGCCGTGGACCTCGGCGACGTGCCGGGCAGCGCCGCCGCCGCCCGCGCCTGCCTGGCCGGCGTGCTCGCCGCCCCCGCCCACGCCTCCGCGCACCGGATCAGCGCGGTGGGCCACTCCCACATCGACTCCGCGTGGCTGTGGCCGCTGCGCGAGACGGTGCGCAAGGTCGCCCGCACCTCCTCCAACATGGTCAACCTGATGGACGAGCACCCCGAGTTCGTGTTCGCCATGTCGCAGGCCCAGCAGTTCGACTGGATCAAGACGCACCGCCCCGAGCTCTTCGAGAGGATCAAGAAGAAGATCGCGGACGGGCAGTTCGTGCCGGTCGGCGGGATGTGGGTGGAGTCCGACACCAACATGGTCGGCGGCGAGGCCATGGCCCGGCAGTTCCTCTACGGCAAGAAGTTCTTCCTCGACGAGTTCGGCATCGAGACCCGCAACGTCTGGCTGCCCGACTCCTTCGGCTACACCGCCGCGATGCCGCAGCTCGTCAAACTCTCCGGCTCCACCTGGTTCCTGACCCAGAAGATCTGCTGGTCCCAGGTCAACAAGTTCCCCCACCACACCTTCTGGTGGGAGGGCATCGACGGCACCCGCGTCTTCACCCACTTCCCGCCCGTCGACACCTACAACTCCGACCTCGGCGGCGCCCAGCTGGCGCACGCCGCACGCAACTACCGGGAGAAGGGCCGCGGTTCGCGGTCCCTGGTGCCCTTCGGATGGGGTGACGGCGGTGGCGGCCCCACGCGCGAACACCTGGCCCGCGCCAGGCGCCAGCAGAACCTCGAAGGCTCCCCCCGGGTCGAGGTCGAGCGGCCGGACGCCTTCTTCGAGAAGGCCCACGCCGAGTACCCGGACGCGCCCGTCTGGGCCGGCGAGCTCTACCTGGAGCTGCACCGCGGCACCTACACCTCCCAGGCCAAGACCAAGCAGGGCAACCGGCACAGCGAATCGCTGCTGCGCGAGGCCGAGCTGTGGGCGGCGACCGCCGCGGTCCGCGCGGCGGGGTACGCCTACCCGTACGAGGACCTCGAGCGGATTTGGAAGACGGTGCTGCTGCACCAGTTCCACGACATCCTGCCCGGCTCCTCCATCGCCTGGGTGCACCGCGAGGCGCGCGAGACCTACCGGACGGTGCGCGCGGAGCTCGAGGGGATCACCCTGGCCGCGCAGAAGGCCCTGGCCGGGGAGGGAGGGCAGGACCTGGTCTTCAACTGCGCCCCGCACGCCCGGCGCGGCATCCCGGCCGGCGGCGCGGGCGTCCCCGCCGGGCCGGGACAGCCGGTCACGGTGGAGGGGCGGCACGGCGGCGGCCACGTCCTGGCCAACGGCCGGCTGCTGGTGGAGATCGACGGCCGCGGGCTGGTCGTCTCCGCCTACGACCTGGAGGCGGACCGCGAGGCGGTCGCGCCGGGCGGCGCGGCGAACCTGCTCCAGATCCACCCCGACTTCCCGAACATGTGGGACGCCTGGGACATCGACGCCTTCTACCGCAACAAGGTCACCGATCTGGTCGACCTGGACGCCATGGAGGTCGCCGAGAACGGCCCGTCGGCCGTCACCGTCCGGATCACCCGCTCCTTCGGCTCCTCGACGGCCGTCCAGTCCCTCACCCTGAGGTCCGGGGCCAAGACCCTCGACATCGTCACCGACGTGGACTGGCGGGAGACGGAGAAGTTCCTGAAGGCCGCCTTCCCATTGGGCGTGAAGGCCGAACGGACCGCCTCCGAGACCCAGTTCGGCCATGTCTACCGGGCCACCCACACCAACACCTCGTGGGAGGCGGCCAAGTTCGAGATCTGCGCCCACCGCTGGATCCACGCGCAGGAGCCGGGCTGGGGGGTCGCCCTGCTCAACGAGTCCACCTACGGGCACGACGTGACCCGCGACGTGCGGGCCGACGGCGGCCAGACCACCACCGTGCGCCTCTCGCTCCTGCGCGCGCCGCGCTATCCCGACCCGGAGACCGACCAGGGCGCCCACACCCTGCGGTTCTCGCTGGCGCCCGGCGCGGAGATCGGCGACGCCGTCCGCGAGGGGCACGCGCTCAACCTGCCGGAGCGGGTGGTGAGCGGTGCGGGCCCGGTCGCCCCGCTGCTGGCCGTGGACAACGACGCCGTGGTCGTCGAGGCGGTCAAGCTGGCCGAGGACCGCGGCGGCGACGTGGTCGTCCGCCTCTACGAGTCCCGGGGCGGCCGTGCCAAAGCCGTGCTCGCGGCGGGCTTCCCGGTGGCGGAGGCGGTCGAGAGCGACCTCCTCGAACGCCCCCTGCCGGGGTCGGCGGTCGGCGCTCCCGCGCCCGACGGCGCGGTCCCCCTCACCCTGCGCCCGTTCCAGATCCTGACGCTCCGCCTGCGCCGGGCCTGA
- a CDS encoding alpha-galactosidase, producing the protein MPPRLRASLPCLTAAALLALALSPAPAGAEPTATSDTPLALTPPMGWNNWAHYMCDIDEATVVANADALVSTGLAAKGYDTVTVDDCWMTKSRDARGALVVDTEKFPHGMAWLGEYLHAKGLKFGIYQDAGSLTCEKYPGSGAPQGGGPDHYAQDARQFASWKVDYVKMDGCNLWVPEGKTKEQAYRDAYNAVAAALRASGRDMVLSASAPAYFQQGEWGGSDWHKVLGWVGETGQLWREGRDIKVYQPAAPATSRWSSVLGNYGYNRWLGRYAGPGNWNDPDFLIAGAPGLSAAEGRSQVALWAMMAAPFILSSDVSELTPEGLAALGNTRMIALDQDPMGRQGAVVSSNATFEILVRPLANGDRAVAVLNRSGAARNINVPLDEIGLPSCTADALDLWSGERREVSETLTGRVGAHDTGVWRLTPRGCGEAVPTGQIVGDGAKCADGANTTGVGAVVLGTCTGAPDQRWTLGRDASLRMAGECLSAGEDGLVELADCAPAEEREPGQSWAHRRDGALVEEASGRCLTAPAAAATPDAPAERLRLAPCGDHRVDQAWALPV; encoded by the coding sequence GTGCCGCCTCGCCTGCGCGCCTCGCTCCCCTGTCTGACCGCGGCCGCCCTGTTGGCCCTGGCGCTCTCCCCCGCCCCCGCGGGGGCCGAGCCCACGGCGACCTCGGACACCCCCCTCGCCCTCACCCCTCCCATGGGCTGGAACAACTGGGCGCACTACATGTGCGACATCGACGAGGCCACGGTGGTGGCGAACGCGGACGCCCTCGTGTCCACCGGTCTCGCGGCCAAGGGCTACGACACGGTGACCGTCGACGACTGCTGGATGACCAAGAGCCGCGACGCACGGGGCGCGCTGGTCGTGGACACGGAGAAGTTCCCGCACGGCATGGCCTGGCTCGGCGAATACCTGCACGCCAAGGGCCTGAAGTTCGGCATCTACCAGGACGCCGGCTCGCTCACCTGCGAGAAGTACCCGGGCAGCGGAGCGCCGCAGGGCGGCGGCCCGGACCACTACGCGCAGGACGCCCGGCAGTTCGCCTCCTGGAAGGTGGACTACGTCAAGATGGACGGCTGCAACCTGTGGGTGCCGGAGGGCAAGACGAAGGAGCAGGCCTACCGCGACGCCTACAACGCCGTCGCCGCGGCCCTGCGCGCGAGCGGACGGGACATGGTGCTGTCGGCCTCCGCGCCCGCCTACTTCCAGCAGGGCGAGTGGGGCGGCTCCGACTGGCACAAGGTCCTGGGCTGGGTCGGCGAGACCGGCCAGCTGTGGCGCGAGGGCCGGGACATCAAGGTCTACCAGCCCGCCGCCCCGGCGACCTCCCGGTGGAGCTCGGTGCTGGGCAACTACGGCTACAACCGCTGGCTCGGCCGGTACGCGGGCCCCGGCAACTGGAACGACCCCGATTTCCTGATCGCGGGCGCTCCCGGCCTCAGCGCGGCCGAGGGCCGCAGCCAGGTCGCCCTCTGGGCGATGATGGCGGCTCCGTTCATCCTGTCCTCCGACGTCTCCGAGCTCACCCCCGAGGGCCTCGCCGCCCTCGGGAACACCCGGATGATCGCCCTCGACCAGGACCCCATGGGCCGGCAGGGCGCGGTGGTCTCCTCCAACGCCACCTTCGAGATCCTGGTCCGGCCGCTCGCGAACGGCGACCGGGCGGTGGCCGTGCTCAACCGCTCCGGCGCCGCCCGCAACATCAACGTGCCGCTCGACGAGATCGGGCTGCCGTCCTGCACGGCGGACGCGCTGGACCTGTGGAGCGGGGAGCGCCGGGAGGTCTCCGAGACGCTGACCGGCCGGGTCGGCGCCCACGACACCGGGGTCTGGCGGCTCACCCCGCGCGGCTGCGGCGAGGCCGTGCCGACCGGGCAGATCGTCGGTGACGGCGCCAAGTGCGCGGACGGGGCCAACACCACCGGGGTCGGCGCGGTCGTGCTCGGCACCTGCACCGGGGCTCCCGACCAGCGGTGGACCCTGGGACGGGACGCGAGCCTGCGGATGGCCGGCGAGTGCCTGTCGGCCGGCGAGGACGGCCTGGTGGAGCTGGCGGACTGCGCGCCGGCCGAGGAGCGGGAGCCCGGCCAGAGCTGGGCGCACCGGCGCGACGGGGCCCTCGTCGAGGAGGCGAGCGGCAGGTGCCTGACGGCGCCCGCCGCGGCCGCCACCCCGGACGCCCCGGCCGAGCGGCTGCGGCTGGCCCCGTGCGGCGACCACCGGGTCGACCAGGCCTGGGCCCTCCCGGTCTGA
- a CDS encoding ABC transporter substrate-binding protein, with translation MTRSNPTRVAVAVLVAGALLSTGACGMSGGSGDVEEAGRTGRVAGEITFRTLQLKPVFTAYVQGVIDGFEAEYPEVKVKWEDVPGDGYNEKLVADAQAGALPDVVNLSTDSFQLLADRGMLADVAELDGALAAQYVPGAWEQFKLPGRGDGVYAYPWYVTPEILTYNKELFEKAGLDPAKPPTSVEQFFDYAERIAATSGGRTAAFMADPKGRLPGDWQKMGVPILDAKGERFTFDTDRAVVWVERMKDLYAKGAMPKESLLKSDDINQLYGGGKLVFGPGSPGFVKDIKQNAPQVYAKTQVAGAVTGTLGHIGIYAQSLGIRKDTKHLDAAAEFAKWVTNGPNQVAFSKKATIYPSNAQGLADPYFADKGDGTDAETLARAVGAEQLKTAELDANTPVQWTSQVGDAVVREMQKAIKGEQDPRTAVRKAQEEANELLAAAARK, from the coding sequence ATGACCCGTTCGAACCCGACCCGTGTGGCCGTCGCCGTGCTGGTGGCCGGCGCCCTCCTGTCGACCGGCGCGTGCGGAATGAGCGGCGGTTCGGGGGACGTGGAGGAGGCCGGGAGGACGGGCAGAGTGGCGGGCGAGATCACCTTCCGCACCCTGCAGTTGAAGCCCGTCTTCACCGCCTACGTCCAGGGCGTCATCGACGGGTTCGAGGCCGAGTACCCCGAAGTGAAGGTCAAGTGGGAGGACGTACCGGGCGACGGCTACAACGAGAAGCTCGTCGCCGACGCCCAGGCCGGAGCCCTGCCGGACGTGGTCAACCTGTCCACCGACTCCTTCCAGCTCCTCGCCGACCGGGGGATGCTGGCAGACGTGGCCGAACTCGACGGAGCGCTGGCCGCGCAGTACGTGCCGGGCGCCTGGGAGCAGTTCAAGCTCCCGGGCAGGGGCGACGGCGTGTACGCCTACCCCTGGTACGTGACCCCGGAGATCCTCACGTACAACAAGGAGCTCTTCGAGAAGGCCGGCCTTGACCCGGCCAAGCCGCCCACCAGCGTGGAGCAGTTCTTCGACTACGCCGAGCGGATCGCCGCCACCTCCGGCGGCCGCACCGCCGCCTTCATGGCCGACCCCAAGGGCCGGCTGCCCGGGGACTGGCAGAAGATGGGCGTCCCGATCCTCGACGCGAAGGGGGAGCGGTTCACCTTCGACACCGACCGGGCCGTCGTGTGGGTGGAGCGGATGAAGGACCTGTACGCCAAGGGGGCGATGCCCAAGGAGTCCCTCCTCAAGTCCGACGACATCAACCAGCTCTACGGCGGCGGGAAGCTCGTCTTCGGCCCCGGCTCCCCGGGGTTCGTCAAGGACATCAAGCAGAACGCCCCGCAGGTCTACGCGAAGACGCAGGTCGCGGGAGCCGTCACCGGCACCCTCGGCCACATCGGCATCTACGCCCAGTCCCTCGGCATCAGGAAGGACACCAAGCACCTCGACGCGGCCGCCGAGTTCGCCAAGTGGGTCACCAACGGCCCCAACCAGGTGGCGTTCTCCAAGAAGGCGACCATCTACCCGTCGAACGCCCAGGGCCTCGCCGACCCGTACTTCGCGGACAAGGGCGACGGCACGGACGCCGAGACCCTCGCCCGTGCGGTCGGCGCCGAGCAGCTGAAGACAGCCGAGCTCGACGCCAACACCCCCGTCCAGTGGACCAGCCAGGTCGGCGACGCCGTCGTACGGGAGATGCAGAAGGCCATCAAGGGCGAGCAGGACCCCCGGACGGCGGTCAGGAAGGCCCAGGAGGAGGCCAACGAGCTGCTCGCCGCCGCGGCCCGCAAGTGA
- a CDS encoding carbohydrate ABC transporter permease, with product MRHRAWWTPYLFLAPGLLMVTLFSLWPFVNTVILSLTDSQILRGGTFIGFANYTRAFADPDFWTAAVNSVLYLAVVVPCLVLLPLALAVLVQTKVPGIGFFRSAFYTPVIASAVVVGLIWQWVLRSDGLVNTVFRELSIVSEPVPFLTDSTMLLVSAMIVTVWKGLGYYMVFYLAALGNVPASLHEAAALDGAGAVRRFFSITIPQVKPMMLLVGTLSAISALRVFTEIYILGGESGGPGGGARTLPFLIRQVGLGFAGETGYASALSILLFLLTLVFSLLGRRLSKGDES from the coding sequence GTGCGCCACCGCGCCTGGTGGACCCCGTACCTCTTCCTCGCCCCCGGCCTGCTGATGGTGACGCTGTTCAGCCTCTGGCCGTTCGTCAACACCGTCATCCTCTCCCTCACCGACTCCCAGATCCTGCGCGGCGGGACCTTCATCGGCTTCGCCAACTACACCCGCGCCTTCGCCGACCCCGACTTCTGGACCGCGGCCGTCAACAGCGTCCTCTACCTCGCCGTCGTCGTGCCCTGCCTGGTCCTCCTGCCGCTGGCCCTCGCCGTCCTCGTCCAGACGAAGGTCCCCGGCATCGGCTTCTTCCGCTCCGCCTTCTACACCCCGGTGATCGCCTCCGCCGTGGTCGTCGGGCTCATCTGGCAGTGGGTGCTGCGCAGCGACGGGCTCGTCAACACCGTCTTCCGCGAGCTGAGCATCGTCTCCGAACCGGTCCCGTTCCTGACCGACAGCACCATGCTGCTGGTCTCCGCGATGATCGTCACCGTGTGGAAGGGCCTCGGCTACTACATGGTCTTCTACCTCGCGGCCCTCGGGAACGTCCCCGCCTCCCTGCACGAGGCGGCCGCCCTCGACGGCGCCGGCGCCGTCCGCCGCTTCTTCAGCATCACCATCCCCCAGGTCAAGCCGATGATGCTGCTGGTCGGCACCCTCTCCGCCATCTCCGCGCTGCGCGTCTTCACCGAGATCTACATCCTCGGCGGCGAGAGCGGCGGCCCCGGCGGCGGAGCCCGCACCCTGCCCTTCCTCATCCGGCAGGTCGGACTCGGCTTCGCCGGCGAGACCGGCTACGCCTCCGCCCTCTCGATCCTGCTCTTCCTGCTGACGCTCGTCTTCAGCCTGCTCGGCCGCCGCCTGTCGAAGGGAGACGAGAGTTGA
- a CDS encoding carbohydrate ABC transporter permease: protein MRRHWTGRAGRYATLVLMLGLMLGPIVWQFLTSIRGRTENVYDGVLPSQPTLDNYVRVAESFPLLQYVGNTLVVAALAVTSNVLFGAMGGYALSRPGWKGRRAVFTVLVATLMFPFESVMISMFLTVRELGLVDTLIGVWLPGAVSVLNIMIMRAAFLAVPKEVEEAAVLDGAGEWTRFTRVFLPGAKGALAVVCITSFMGAWDDFLWPLLVLTDSEHYTLQLGLKTLAGATTVNDQRLIAAGAMAALLPMMLLFFALQRFFFRGVGEGAVKT, encoded by the coding sequence TTGAGGCGCCACTGGACCGGACGCGCCGGCCGGTACGCCACGCTGGTCCTGATGCTCGGGCTCATGCTGGGCCCGATCGTGTGGCAGTTCCTGACCTCGATCCGCGGCCGCACGGAGAACGTGTACGACGGCGTACTGCCCTCGCAGCCCACCCTCGACAACTACGTACGGGTCGCCGAGTCGTTCCCGCTGCTCCAGTACGTCGGCAACACCCTCGTCGTGGCCGCCCTCGCCGTCACCTCGAACGTGCTCTTCGGGGCGATGGGCGGATACGCCCTGTCCCGGCCCGGCTGGAAGGGCCGCAGGGCCGTCTTCACCGTGCTCGTGGCGACCCTGATGTTCCCCTTCGAGTCCGTGATGATTTCGATGTTCCTCACGGTCCGCGAGCTGGGCCTGGTCGACACACTCATCGGCGTCTGGCTGCCCGGCGCCGTTTCCGTGCTCAACATCATGATCATGCGGGCGGCCTTCCTGGCCGTGCCCAAGGAGGTGGAGGAGGCGGCGGTCCTGGACGGTGCGGGCGAATGGACCCGCTTCACCCGGGTGTTCCTCCCCGGCGCCAAGGGGGCCCTGGCCGTCGTCTGCATCACCAGCTTCATGGGCGCCTGGGACGACTTCCTGTGGCCTCTGCTGGTCCTCACCGACAGCGAGCACTACACGCTCCAGCTCGGCCTGAAGACCCTGGCCGGCGCCACCACCGTCAACGACCAGCGGCTCATCGCCGCCGGCGCCATGGCCGCGCTCCTCCCGATGATGCTCCTGTTCTTCGCCCTCCAGCGCTTCTTCTTCAGGGGCGTCGGAGAGGGAGCCGTCAAGACCTGA
- a CDS encoding serine/threonine dehydratase, with amino-acid sequence MEQQLDYAAVRAAADRIAGSVRPVAVAPAADGVWYALEHLQHTGSFKARGARNFLAAHHRAGTLPAAGVTIASGGNAGLACAWAARGQDVPATVFLPVNAPRVKVERLRGYGAEVRLVGDRYAEALAACEEFAADSGALSSHAYDHPLIAAGAGTLLDEIRAALPGLDAVVVAVGGGGLFAGIATAAREHGVRVVAAEPENCRALNAALAAGRPVDVAVDSVAADSLGATRVSADALAAAQDGAVASVLVPDSAITQARRALWEEHRIVVETGAATALAAQRGALEPLGERVAVLLCGANTDPGDLAR; translated from the coding sequence ATGGAACAGCAGCTCGACTACGCCGCCGTCCGCGCCGCCGCCGACCGCATCGCCGGATCGGTACGGCCCGTCGCCGTGGCCCCCGCGGCCGACGGGGTCTGGTACGCGCTGGAACACCTCCAGCACACCGGCTCCTTCAAGGCCCGCGGAGCGCGCAACTTCCTCGCCGCCCACCACCGGGCCGGCACCCTCCCGGCCGCCGGGGTCACCATCGCCTCCGGCGGCAACGCGGGACTCGCCTGCGCCTGGGCCGCCCGCGGCCAGGACGTGCCCGCCACCGTGTTCCTGCCCGTCAACGCCCCGCGGGTGAAGGTGGAGCGGCTGCGCGGGTACGGGGCCGAGGTGCGGCTCGTCGGCGACCGGTACGCCGAAGCGCTGGCCGCCTGCGAGGAGTTCGCCGCCGACAGCGGGGCGCTGAGCAGCCACGCCTACGACCACCCGCTCATCGCCGCGGGCGCCGGCACCCTGCTCGACGAGATCCGGGCCGCCCTGCCCGGACTGGACGCGGTGGTCGTCGCGGTCGGCGGCGGCGGACTGTTCGCCGGCATCGCCACGGCCGCCCGGGAACACGGGGTACGGGTGGTCGCCGCCGAGCCGGAGAACTGCCGCGCCCTGAACGCGGCCCTGGCGGCGGGGCGCCCGGTGGACGTGGCCGTGGACTCCGTGGCCGCCGACTCCCTGGGGGCCACCCGCGTCTCGGCGGACGCGCTGGCCGCCGCCCAGGACGGGGCCGTCGCCTCGGTCCTCGTCCCGGACTCCGCGATCACGCAGGCCAGGCGGGCGCTCTGGGAGGAGCACCGGATCGTGGTCGAGACGGGCGCGGCCACCGCCCTCGCGGCCCAGCGCGGCGCCCTGGAGCCGCTCGGCGAGCGGGTCGCCGTCCTGCTGTGCGGCGCCAACACGGACCCCGGCGACCTGGCGCGGTGA
- a CDS encoding TetR/AcrR family transcriptional regulator, whose translation MPRRSTALDQATPEAIAVAALRLLDEEGPAALSFRALADRLGVSHATVQRRCADLAGLLDLCTEHLAAQLPDIPAGTDWAQACEQRFGALYRLLTAHPGLLVLRGGRPWLGRQLLARLVEPALADSVAAGMTAAEAMTVYRRMYLLTLGSAAFVDHRDPAGATAASRAALAALDPERFPVLSAGLADVLPPLTDHEVYYGALRQLIEAARPAIRPTA comes from the coding sequence ATGCCGAGGAGATCAACCGCCCTGGATCAGGCCACCCCCGAGGCCATCGCCGTCGCCGCCCTGCGCCTCCTCGACGAGGAGGGGCCGGCCGCCCTGAGCTTCCGGGCCCTGGCCGACCGGCTCGGCGTCTCCCACGCCACCGTCCAGCGCCGCTGCGCCGACCTCGCCGGACTGCTGGACCTGTGCACCGAGCACCTGGCCGCGCAGCTGCCGGACATCCCCGCCGGCACCGACTGGGCACAGGCCTGCGAACAGCGGTTCGGCGCGCTGTACCGGCTGCTCACCGCCCACCCCGGACTGCTCGTCCTGCGCGGCGGCCGCCCTTGGCTCGGGCGGCAGCTGCTCGCCCGCCTCGTCGAGCCCGCCCTCGCGGACAGCGTGGCCGCGGGCATGACCGCCGCCGAGGCGATGACCGTCTACCGCCGCATGTACCTGCTCACCCTGGGCAGCGCGGCCTTCGTGGACCACCGGGACCCGGCCGGGGCCACCGCCGCCTCCCGGGCGGCCCTCGCGGCACTCGACCCGGAGCGGTTCCCCGTGCTCAGCGCCGGACTGGCCGACGTCCTGCCGCCCCTGACGGACCACGAGGTGTACTACGGCGCCCTGCGCCAGCTGATCGAGGCCGCCCGGCCCGCGATCCGACCCACCGCCTGA